In Bacteroidota bacterium, the genomic window GTACTTGTACTTGCACCACTACTAGCACCATGAGTGGAGCAACTCCAAGTATAGCGGTGGTGGATTTCCCAAAATCAAAGAAAGGTGCAGCACAAGCTATTTGTGGAACCAATCCATTTGCAAGCAGTGGCAAGAATCAAGTTTCTAAGACTGTTGAGCATTATGATGCTAAGAACAACCAACAAGCTTACACTGTAACCACAGACTGTGTATTAAAATAAGCTTTTAAGTATTCTTTAAAAGGCGTCTTTCTTAATGGGAAGACGCCTTTTATCCTTATGATATGCTTAAAATTTTATTAGGATTTCTTGCTGCACTGCTAGGTGCTGTTTTTGTCTTTTCGGGCTATACCAAATTATATCCTATTGAACCGTTCGAATATACATTTGTCGATTTGGGGTTCATCAATTGGCAAGCCTCTCCCTTTGTGGCTCGCATACTTATAGGTCTTGAATTCCTTATTGGGTTTCTACTTATATTTAACATTTACCTTCATAAAGTTGCCTATAAATTGGGCATCGGTGTACTTTTATTATTTTCTGTTTACCTAATATTATTAATTTCGCTCAACGGAAATAAAGGCAATTGCGGATGTTTTGGTTCTTATATACAAATGACTCCATTGGAAGCATTGGTAAAGAACATCATCATGCTTGCAATATTTTTCGTTTTGCACAAGTATTATAGGGGCAGGGTTTATAATAGTTTTACAAAGGGCTTGCTTATTGAAACAGCGTTGTTTCTTGCCTTATGCATTGCAGCATACAGTGGTGTCCTTATTTGGCAAGAGTTCCAATATATGCTTAATTGGCAATCATATTATTTGTTGATTCCTGCATTTGCATTTGGTTTTTTGCCTTTCATTGTTATAATATATTTTGTGCAAAAGCTTGTACTGCAAAAAAGTAAAAATACAATTTCACCGCCGCTATCTGACAGTGATAAACCTCCGCAAAAGTTGAACAATAAAAAAATGCCATGGCTCATTGCATTACCCATCATCAGTTCGTTTGCGATGCCATTTATACTTAATCCTGTACAACTTGATTATTCAGAAACGTACCTTAACAAACCCGAAGAAAATTATGAACTTGAATTGGATTCTTTATATAATAATGCCAGAATTATTGATCCTGCTTCTAAAGAATTCTTAAGTAAAAAAGAACTCTCAAAAGGAAAACATATAATTATATTTCTGAGTTTAACCTGCCCGCATTGCCGCATTGCTGCCAATAAAATTAGAATCATGCACGAACGAAATCCGCATATCCCTTTTTACATGGTGGTGAATGGTGACGATGAAAATTTAAAACCCTTTTTCGCGGAAACACATACTGAAAACATTCCATACTGCATGCTCCTAGGCCGAAACTTTGTGTACTTGGCAGGAATAAATTTGCCTGTTATATACCTGTTGAACAATGGAATAGTGGAACATGAGGTAAACTATATGGATTTGGACCAAGACGAAATGGAAAAATGGATTATTAGGAAGAAGGAATAGGGGGCTAGGGATAAGGGCCATTCGGCAGCCCACCACTACTCCCCTTTCCCAGATCAGGCGTCAGCTCATTACCCATACCCTTACTACTTCTAACTTCCTACTTACTACTTCCCTTCGCCGCGGCGAACTAACTTCCTACTTATTCCTTACCACTCCGAAGGCAATAAAAATTAACATTTTGCGTTATGGCTTACAGGTAGTTGATTTGCAGGTTGAATAAACGCAGCATTTACCACCCTCGCTCAAACATGCTCTTTAACAAAAAGAAAAGACTGAAACTATTGATGTCATTGATGTTGTGTGCTGCCCTTAGTAGCAAGGCTCAGCGAAATTTGCCCTCATACGATTATAAATTATTGCACTATGGTTTCACTGTGGGGTTTAGTTCTACCAATTTCAAGCTGAACCACGATGCCAGTTTTTTTCCAAACGATACCTTGGCTTCAGTTATTTGCAAACCTCAAGCTGGTTTCAATCTAGGTGTTTTGGGCGATTTGCATTTGGGCAATCACTTCGATATCCGCCTTATCCCATCGCTACACTTCGCTCAACGCAATATCGAATTTGTATTTCGCAAAGACAGTTTATTATCAGTAGCAAAAATTGAATCGACTTATGGCGAATTGCCATTGATATTCAAATACAAATCGGACAGAATTAAGAACACCCGTTTTTATGTAGTGGCTGGCCTTATCTACAGCTTCGATTTTACGTCTAACAAAACGGTGGCCCGCAAGCCCGGTGATGCTTTTGTAGCAGTGGGCACTAATAATTTAGGCTACCAAATAGGCATGGGCTTCGATTTCTATTTCCCTTATTTCAAATTCTCGCCCGAAATAAAACTCACCAATGGAATCAACAATGTACTGGTACGCGATGGCTCAGTTTATAGTAGCAGCATCAGCGGTTTATTTTCTAAAATATTGCAGTTCAATTTCTATATTGAATAATACAATCCTCTAATAATTTTTTATCGTGAAGTTTGATTTGCTGGCCACCGATAATGCCACCCAAGCACGGGCTGGACTTTTGCATACGCCCCATGGCTCTATTGAAACGCCCATCTTTATGCCTGTAGGAACTGTAGGAACTGTAAAATCTGTTACCCAATACGACCTGTGGAACCGCATTAAAGCACCCATCATTCTGGGCAATACCTATCACCTATTTATACGACCTGGAAACGATACCCTAAAACAAGCAGGCGGCTTACCTAAATTCATCAATTGGCCAGGTGCCATGCTTACCGATAGTGGCGGCTATCAAGTATTCTCCTTAGCCGGCAGTCGTAAAATAACTGAGCAAGGGGCTACCTTTCAATCGCATTTGGATGGGAGCAAAATTGTGTTCACGCCCGAGAATGTCGTCGATACGCAACGCATCATTGGTGCCGATATTATCATGGCTTTTGATGAATGCCCGCCCTACCCTGCCGAAAAAAAATATGTGGAGCAAAGCATGCACCTCACCCACAGGTGGCTCGATAGGTGCTTTGCCCAAATGAACAGCACCAAACCTATATATGGATACGAACAAGCACTCTTCCCTATAGTACAAGGTGGTACCTTCCCCGATTTGCGTGTACAGTCTGCCCAATATATTGCCAACAAAGACACTTTTGGTAATGCCATTGGCGGCCTTAGTGTAGGCGAACCTACAGAAGATATGTATAGCATGACTTCTCTAGTATGCGATATCCTGCCCAAGGCAAAACCGCGTTACCTCATGGGAGTGGGCAAGCCTGAAAATATACTGGAATGCATCTCACGAGGTATAGATATGTTCGACTGCGTAATGCCCACCCGCAACGCCCGTCATGGATATATATTTACCACACGCGGCATCGTGAATATAAAAAACGAGAAGTGGAAAAATGACTTTACACCACTCGATCCTTTGCTTACGCCAGAGTATAGCATGGCCTATACCCGCCACCTCTTAATCAGTTCAGAGTATCTCGGATTTATTATAGCATCTATACAAAATCTTTCCTTTTATTTGTGGCTGGTTCGCGAAGCAAGAATGCATATACTGGAAGGCGATTTTGCCCAATGGAAACAGCATATACTGCCGATAGTTTCCAAAAGATTTTAACTTGAAAGAAGATCATAAATATAGTTATGGCCTAATTCTCAAATTGGCCATCCCCATTATTATCGGGCAAGTGGGCAATGTACTTATGGGTCTCACGGACACCTTCTTTGTTTCCAAACTGGGTGTAACAGAAATTGCAGCTTCAGGCATTGGAAATTCCGTTTTTTTCACCACCATTGTTATAGGTATTGGTATGATGATATCTGGCTCGGCGGTGGTTGCTGAGGCATTGGGCAATAAGGACCCCGAACGTATTGGTAAACTATATCACAGTGTGGTGTGGTCGGGTATTATGTTCGGGGTGCTAATGAATTTGGTGGTGCTGTTTCTCTCTTTCAATTTTGGGTGGTTTCAACAAACGACGCAGGTAAATGCGATAGCCCCGCAATATTTAAATATTCTGGGGCTCTCCGTAGTGCCGCTCACGCTATTTATTGGATTAAAAAACATGAGCGATGGCCACGAGGATACCACACCCGGGCTTATTATATCGTTAGGTGCAGTGGTATTAAATGCATTGCTCAACCCCCTCTTCATCTGGACTTTCAATATGGGTTTCAATGGCTCAGCTTGGGCCACTTTTGTTACCCGCATTTGCATGGTTTTGGCAATATGGTTGTACTTACGCGGCAACCACAAATACCGTGTGTGGCGTTATCATATTGGGTTAAAAGATTGGCTCATGGCCATCCCTTTCCGCAAAGAGCTAAATGAGTTTTTAAAAGTGGGCCTTCCTTCGGGCTTACAATTCTTTTTCGAGATAGCAGCCTTTGGCGGTGCGGCGGCAATGATGGGCAATATCAGTGTGGTGGCAGGTGCTTCGCATGTGGTAGCGATACAATTGGCAGCACTCACTTATATGGCGGCTACAGGCTTCTCTGTTGCGGGTAGTATACTCACTGGCAGTGCCCGTGGGGCTGGAGATACCCAAGGCATTCTCGTTGCAGGCAAACGCAGCCTAGTGATGGTTACTGTATGGATGAGCTTTACCTGCCTGTGTTTTATTATATTTAGTCAAGAACTTACTGCCTTGTTCAACCACAAACACGAGCCCGAACTGCAGCAATACGCTGCCAGCTTGCTAATCATTGCGGGCTTCTTCCAATTGGCCGATGGGCTGCAATGTGTAGGCCTGGGCATACTGCGTGGCATAGGCGATACCCGCGTACCCACTTGGATTACACTAGTAGCTTATTGGGTTATAGGCTTGCCCTTGGGCTATATATTGGGGCCTGTATTGGGTTACGATGGAGCTGGAATTTGGTGGGCACTTTGTGCGGGGCTTTGCTTTAGTGCTGTGGCTTTAAATTGGAGGTTCTTTGGGTTGGTGAAGCGTATGGGCAAAAAAGCAACTATACAGTTTAAAAGCTGTTGAACTTTCACTGTTTCTATGCTTACATTTGAAGAAATTATTTATAGTATATGATTTTCTTTAAATGCGGCGGCTATTGCTCAGCCTAAAGACTAAAAACAGAATGAAAAAACTCCTCTTTCTTATCGTCCCATTTATCTTGCATTCTTCCTACGCCAAGGAAGTACATAAGCCTGATACGGTTTCTGTAGGCATATATATCAATAGCATACATGATATTAATTTCATCAACAAAGAATATACAATCAATCTTTGGCTGTGGTTAAAATATAAAAACCAAGATTTTGACTTCTCCAAGTATCTGGAAGTACCAATGGCTAAAACCGTTGACAAATCTTTCTATACGGAAGACACCTTACAGGATGGTAGTATATACATGTTGATGAAATTGCAATGCGTGATGAAAGATTCATGGAAAATACAGAATTTTCCTTTTGATCGTCAGAAATTGAGGTTTACCATTGAGAATTCCCAATATGATGTGAGTGATTTGATTTTTGTGGAAGATACTTTTGGTCAACATTATTCTAAAAGTACGACGATGGACTGGTCCATGATTCCTGATAGCTTTAAAATTACGACAGGCATTAAAAAATACGAAACATCATTTGGAGACCCCTCTTTGACGCTGCCGCATTCCGAATTCAGCAATTTTAAAGTGCAAATTGGCATTGAGCGGGATTCTTGGTGGTTGTTCCTGAAATTATTTATTGGAATGTATATATCTTTCCTATTATCTTTCTTGTGCTTTTTTATTCACTGGGAAAGCATTGAATCACGATTTAGTTTGGGGGTAGGCTCTTTATTTGCCGTCATTGCCAATAAATACGTGATTGATTCCTCACTCCCAGAATCGACTTCCTTTACCTTGGTTGATTCGCTCCACGGCATTACCCTATGTTTTGTTTTTGCCGTTGTGGCATGTGCTGCATATTCGTTGAAACTCGTTAAAGCAAATAAAATTTCACAAACGATTAGGTTTGATAAAACGGCTTCTCTGATGCTGCTGTTGGCCTACCTCATTTTAAATGGTTGGTTTATATATAAAGCGTATTATTTACAGGCGTAATAGAGATAGTCTATACTTAATTTCGGCAACATTAATTTGTATAAAATGAATCATCCCGCTCTTCCACTATAAAGGCCAAATTTTCCCTTAAATATAATTCCAATTTCACTATTATTGCACTACATAAAACAATACTAATAAAATGAAAACACATACATTAAAAAAGCAGTTCTCTTTAGTGGTAATGCTTATGAGCATGTGCTTCCTTTTAGTACAATGCAACCGAAAACCTTGCAAAGATACAGTATGCCAAAACGGTGGCACCGTGGTTGAAAAAACAGGTGGCTGTGGCTGCAATTGCCCTACTGGCTTTACTGGCGACTGTTGTGCTACTCGTGTCGATAATATGAAATGCAAAATAAACGGTAGCGAATACAAATCCATTATAGTGGTGAGTGACACTACTACAGGCCCTGCGGGCACTTATAGATCTATTGCTGGTTTCACCACCTTCGATACTACCGATGTTGTTGTGGTTAATTTTTATAATAACTTGCCCGTAGGCACATACACCACCAACAATTTTAATTTTATGGGAGGGTATCTCAAAAACAAAAATACGATATACCAAAGCAGCAGCGGCACCTTAACCTTAACCAATGTTACCCAACGCTATGAGGGTACTTTTAACTTTACAGGCAGACTGCTCTCAGCACCACAAGATTCGGTAGTGGTTACCGAGGGTAGTTTTAGTTTGGAAAAGTGAGAGTAGGAAGTTAGTTCGCCGCGGCGAAGGGAAGTAGGAAGTTAGAAGTAGGGAGTTTGCAGCAGGGAGTTTGCAGTTTGCAGTTTTGTAAACATATTTATTTTGCAGGTGTTGGGCAATTATATTTGCAGGATACCCTATTCCAAAGAAAAAAATCTCCTGACCTATCTAAACTGCATTACAAAAGCTTACCTCTCATTTATACAAAAAACAAAACTTAATATAGCTTTTGTATTATTCACGGGTTTAGTAATAACGGGAAAGCAGCCGGTGGGTTATCGGGATTAAGCGGGGCTTTCGGGATGTAGTTCGGCATTACCATTCTAAAAACTAAATCCGCCACAGGCGGAGAACTATTTTAGTTTAAGAATGGGTATTAGTTTTTAGAATGGGATACATTAACTATTATAACAACTAACCCTTAATTTTGCTGCACTATATGGAAAAATACGATATCACCATTATTGGTTCGGGCCCTGGCGGTTATGTGGCCGCCATTCGCTGTGCACAGTTGGGAATGAAGGTAGCATTAATAGAAAAATATAATACACTTGGCGGTACTTGCCTCAATGTGGGCTGCATACCCAGCAAAGCCCTGCTCGATAGCAGCGAACATTATCATAATGCCACACACACTTTTAAAGAGCATGGTATAGAAACAGGCACGGTAAAAGTGAATCTCGCCCAAATGATTAAACGCAAAAACGAAGTGGTGAAACAAACCTGCGATGGCATCAGTTTCCTGATGAAAAAAAACAAAGTGGAGGTATTAACAGGCACTGGATCATTTGTGAGCCCCACACAAATAAAAATTACCGACGCCGCAGGCAACGAAACTATTATAGAAACAAGTAAAACTATTATAGCCACAGGTTCCAAACCTGTATCATTGCCCGGTATCGACATCGACAAGAAACGCATCATTACTAGTACAGAAGCATTAAACTTGGCGGAAATTCCAAAGCATTTAATTGTAATAGGTGGTGGTGTAATAGGCCTAGAATTAGGATCAGTATATGCCCGCATAGGCAGCCAGGTAAGTGTAATAGAATATGCCGATAGTATTATACCCACCATGGACCGCACTATGGGCAAAGACTTAGGAAGAGTACTAAAAAAACTGGGCTTTAGCATTAATACAGGACATAAAGTTCAGAGTGCAGTTGCCAAAGGAAAAGAAGTAATAGTAAAAGCCACCGACCCACAAGGCAAGGAGGTGGAATTTAAAGGCGATTATTGTTTGGTATCAGTAGGTCGTAAACCTTATACCGAAGGATTGGCCTTAGACAAAGCTGGTGTGAAAACCGATGAGCGGGGCCGCGTGGAAGTTAACGAGCATTTGCAAACCAATGTACCTAGCATATATGCCATAGGCGATGTGGTGAAAGGTGCTATGCTGGCTCACAAAGCCGAAGAAGAAGGGGTACTTGTAGCGGAATATATATCGGGACAAAAACCACATATAAATTATTTATTAATTCCAGGCGTAGTATATACTTGGCCCGAGGTAGCATCGGTTGGATATACCGAAGAAGAATTGAAAGCCAAAAACATAGCTTATAAAATGGGAGCATTCCCATTCCGTGCCAGTGGTCGTGCCCGTGCCTCTATGGATTTAGACGGTCAAATAAAAGTACTTGCCGATGCTACTACCGATGAAATTTTGGGCGTACACATGATAGGCCCCCGTGCCGCCGATATGATTGCCGAAGCAGTGGTTGCTATGGAGTTTCGTGCCAGTGCCGAGGATATTTCTCGCATGAGCCATGCCCACCCAACATATACTGAAGCTTTTAAAGAAGCTTGTTTAGCTGCAACTGGGAACAGGGCTTTGCATGTGTAATTAGTTTACTGATTATCAATAATCTGCAATAGCTCGTCGAGCTTGGGTGTGAGGATGATTTCTGTCCTGCGGTTTTTGCGTCTGGCTTCTGGAGTTTTAGCAGGGTCAATAGGCATGTACTGACCACGGCCAGCAGCCATAATTCTTTTGGGATCTATGCTACCATCTTTGGTAAGTATTCGTACTATACTGTTAGCACGCATTACGCTAAGGTCCCAATTATCTTGCATCTTTTCACTTTTCATGGGTACATCGTCGGTATGACCTTCTACCAATATATTAATATCTCTTTGTTTTTCCAATACGGTTGCAAGTTGCAACAAAGCTTCGCGGCCTTTCTTGTCTACATCAGTTTTGCCCGATGCGAATAACAATTGCTCGCTAAGCGATACATATACTTTACCATTCTTTATATTGATTTCCAATCCTGCATCTTTAAATCCCAATAATGCATTACTCACCGATGTTTTCAAAGCTTTTACTGCCGAGTCTTTGCTGTGAAGAATTTGTTGAAGCTCCGCTAATTTTGCTTCCTTCTCCTGCAAGCTTTTATCACGCTCTTGCAAGCTAGTAGCTAAAGTACCTTTCTCGCTTTGCAGTTTTTTTTCTTCGTCCTTTAGCTGTGTCATTTTAGCTTTCATTTCTTCATATTCTTTGGCCCTTTCGTTATACTTGGCCTCTAGCTCTTTCAACTGCTCCATTTTACGCTGGGTTTCAAGACTGCCAAATTTAATTTCCTTTTCGTAGGTCTCATTCAGCACTTTATATAATTCTTTTTGTTTGGCAACAATAGCAGCCGTCTCCAAGCTGTCTTCTTTAAGTTTTTGTATAATTCTTTTGG contains:
- a CDS encoding porin family protein — protein: MLFNKKKRLKLLMSLMLCAALSSKAQRNLPSYDYKLLHYGFTVGFSSTNFKLNHDASFFPNDTLASVICKPQAGFNLGVLGDLHLGNHFDIRLIPSLHFAQRNIEFVFRKDSLLSVAKIESTYGELPLIFKYKSDRIKNTRFYVVAGLIYSFDFTSNKTVARKPGDAFVAVGTNNLGYQIGMGFDFYFPYFKFSPEIKLTNGINNVLVRDGSVYSSSISGLFSKILQFNFYIE
- the tgt gene encoding tRNA guanosine(34) transglycosylase Tgt, with the protein product MKFDLLATDNATQARAGLLHTPHGSIETPIFMPVGTVGTVKSVTQYDLWNRIKAPIILGNTYHLFIRPGNDTLKQAGGLPKFINWPGAMLTDSGGYQVFSLAGSRKITEQGATFQSHLDGSKIVFTPENVVDTQRIIGADIIMAFDECPPYPAEKKYVEQSMHLTHRWLDRCFAQMNSTKPIYGYEQALFPIVQGGTFPDLRVQSAQYIANKDTFGNAIGGLSVGEPTEDMYSMTSLVCDILPKAKPRYLMGVGKPENILECISRGIDMFDCVMPTRNARHGYIFTTRGIVNIKNEKWKNDFTPLDPLLTPEYSMAYTRHLLISSEYLGFIIASIQNLSFYLWLVREARMHILEGDFAQWKQHILPIVSKRF
- a CDS encoding MATE family efflux transporter; this encodes MKEDHKYSYGLILKLAIPIIIGQVGNVLMGLTDTFFVSKLGVTEIAASGIGNSVFFTTIVIGIGMMISGSAVVAEALGNKDPERIGKLYHSVVWSGIMFGVLMNLVVLFLSFNFGWFQQTTQVNAIAPQYLNILGLSVVPLTLFIGLKNMSDGHEDTTPGLIISLGAVVLNALLNPLFIWTFNMGFNGSAWATFVTRICMVLAIWLYLRGNHKYRVWRYHIGLKDWLMAIPFRKELNEFLKVGLPSGLQFFFEIAAFGGAAAMMGNISVVAGASHVVAIQLAALTYMAATGFSVAGSILTGSARGAGDTQGILVAGKRSLVMVTVWMSFTCLCFIIFSQELTALFNHKHEPELQQYAASLLIIAGFFQLADGLQCVGLGILRGIGDTRVPTWITLVAYWVIGLPLGYILGPVLGYDGAGIWWALCAGLCFSAVALNWRFFGLVKRMGKKATIQFKSC
- the lpdA gene encoding dihydrolipoyl dehydrogenase, whose translation is MEKYDITIIGSGPGGYVAAIRCAQLGMKVALIEKYNTLGGTCLNVGCIPSKALLDSSEHYHNATHTFKEHGIETGTVKVNLAQMIKRKNEVVKQTCDGISFLMKKNKVEVLTGTGSFVSPTQIKITDAAGNETIIETSKTIIATGSKPVSLPGIDIDKKRIITSTEALNLAEIPKHLIVIGGGVIGLELGSVYARIGSQVSVIEYADSIIPTMDRTMGKDLGRVLKKLGFSINTGHKVQSAVAKGKEVIVKATDPQGKEVEFKGDYCLVSVGRKPYTEGLALDKAGVKTDERGRVEVNEHLQTNVPSIYAIGDVVKGAMLAHKAEEEGVLVAEYISGQKPHINYLLIPGVVYTWPEVASVGYTEEELKAKNIAYKMGAFPFRASGRARASMDLDGQIKVLADATTDEILGVHMIGPRAADMIAEAVVAMEFRASAEDISRMSHAHPTYTEAFKEACLAATGNRALHV
- a CDS encoding OmpA family protein, with protein sequence MGTNNNTFLQKISLVAISGLIISFTSCVPMRKFEDLQASKLASDSANKSCLEMYAKLREQDSALDAQVGSTKRIIQKLKEDSLETAAIVAKQKELYKVLNETYEKEIKFGSLETQRKMEQLKELEAKYNERAKEYEEMKAKMTQLKDEEKKLQSEKGTLATSLQERDKSLQEKEAKLAELQQILHSKDSAVKALKTSVSNALLGFKDAGLEINIKNGKVYVSLSEQLLFASGKTDVDKKGREALLQLATVLEKQRDINILVEGHTDDVPMKSEKMQDNWDLSVMRANSIVRILTKDGSIDPKRIMAAGRGQYMPIDPAKTPEARRKNRRTEIILTPKLDELLQIIDNQ